Proteins encoded together in one Anas acuta chromosome 10, bAnaAcu1.1, whole genome shotgun sequence window:
- the CLEC3A gene encoding C-type lectin domain family 3 member A isoform X2 produces MAQTGLRIFLLISILLLDQTISQASKFKARKHSKRRVKEKDDLKTQIDKLWREVNALKEMQALQTVCLRGTKAHKKCYLISEGTKHFHEANEDCIAKGGTLAIPRNSDETNTLRDYGKKSMPRVSEFWLGVNDMVNEGKFVDVNGMALQYFNWDRAQPNGGKRENCVFFSSQGKWVDEVCRTAKRYICEFLIP; encoded by the exons ATGGCACAAACCGGGCTTAGGATTTTTCTACTCATAAGTATTTTACTGCTGGATCAGACCATCAGCCAGGCTTCCAAATTCAAAGCCAGGAAGCACAGCAAACGTAGAGTGAAAG aaaaagatgaCCTAAAGACTCAGATTGACAAATTGTGGCGAGAAGTAAATGCTCTCAAAGAAATGCAAGCACTTCAAACAG TCTGTCTTCGTGGGACAAAGGCCCATAAGAAGTGCTACCTCATATCAGAAGGCACCAAGCATTTTCATGAAGCAAATGAAGACTGCATAGCCAAGGGAGGGACTCTGGCTATCCCAAGGAATAGCGATGAAACAAATACTCTTCGAGACTATGGCAAGAAAAGCATGCCTAGAGTGTCTGAGTTTTGGCTGGGTGTCAATGACATGGTAAATGAAGGGAAGTTTGTTGATGTCAATGGCATGGCTCTACAGTACTTCAACTGGGATCGTGCCCAACCAAATGGGGGGAAGCGTGAaaattgtgtctttttttcatcACAAGGCAAGTGGGTGGATGAAGTCTGCCGTACTGCCAAAAGATATATCTGTGAATTTTTGATCCCATAA
- the CLEC3A gene encoding C-type lectin domain family 3 member A isoform X1 gives MDWEFCPREPGSHEGQPRSLPPTGGNVQKGQAFWGAAGGLEKDDLKTQIDKLWREVNALKEMQALQTVCLRGTKAHKKCYLISEGTKHFHEANEDCIAKGGTLAIPRNSDETNTLRDYGKKSMPRVSEFWLGVNDMVNEGKFVDVNGMALQYFNWDRAQPNGGKRENCVFFSSQGKWVDEVCRTAKRYICEFLIP, from the exons ATGGACTGGGAGTTCTGCCCTAGGGAGCCAGGGAGTCACGAAGGACAGCCAAGGTCCCTCCCTCCGACTGGAGGGAATGTGCAGAAGGGACAAGCTTTCTGGGGTGCAGCTGGAGGATTAG aaaaagatgaCCTAAAGACTCAGATTGACAAATTGTGGCGAGAAGTAAATGCTCTCAAAGAAATGCAAGCACTTCAAACAG TCTGTCTTCGTGGGACAAAGGCCCATAAGAAGTGCTACCTCATATCAGAAGGCACCAAGCATTTTCATGAAGCAAATGAAGACTGCATAGCCAAGGGAGGGACTCTGGCTATCCCAAGGAATAGCGATGAAACAAATACTCTTCGAGACTATGGCAAGAAAAGCATGCCTAGAGTGTCTGAGTTTTGGCTGGGTGTCAATGACATGGTAAATGAAGGGAAGTTTGTTGATGTCAATGGCATGGCTCTACAGTACTTCAACTGGGATCGTGCCCAACCAAATGGGGGGAAGCGTGAaaattgtgtctttttttcatcACAAGGCAAGTGGGTGGATGAAGTCTGCCGTACTGCCAAAAGATATATCTGTGAATTTTTGATCCCATAA